In Rubrivirga marina, the following are encoded in one genomic region:
- a CDS encoding Ig-like domain-containing protein, producing the protein MTRCFALAALAAVLLAAPAHAQLTFTFDDLYGITASGETVTTRSFGTDTNDDVPADDRAEIDALIALRGANQTWDFTTIAYPNEDVVSQTFYSGGDVTGLPGASNFPAATWAALNDTTAVEGEDTAGYVYADVTGDQFVTQGIYVPAQSGDPEIVITYEPDGLQQLTFPLTFGTVTEDQTTQTFQGFTIVTDYRSEVVGYGTLITPAGSFPTLMIEYQVTVTVAGFGTTTTTYAWATASGNGAAANNFQVPTGGRVYYASYFTRGDGTSNSAPQVSGTVEADAVAGMTTTIDVLANVTDADGDDLTITAVSDPAHGDAEVGDDGSGRRLAPVVLYTADDGYVGEDSFTFTVSDGTAEATGSVTVTVTDGTSVEGGPEALVLAVAPNPSSGAARVLLSSPRADVATVTVWDAVGREVARLHDGPLSAGAHSFRLDGGALAPGVYLARVALGETVTTARLTITR; encoded by the coding sequence ATGACCCGTTGCTTCGCCCTGGCCGCGCTCGCGGCCGTCCTGCTGGCCGCGCCCGCCCACGCCCAGCTCACCTTCACCTTCGACGACCTCTACGGGATCACCGCGTCCGGCGAGACGGTCACGACGCGGTCGTTCGGGACCGACACCAACGACGACGTCCCTGCCGACGACCGCGCGGAGATCGACGCGCTCATCGCGCTCCGCGGCGCGAACCAGACGTGGGACTTCACGACCATCGCGTACCCGAACGAGGACGTCGTCAGTCAGACGTTCTACTCGGGTGGCGACGTCACGGGGCTCCCGGGCGCCTCGAACTTCCCGGCCGCCACCTGGGCCGCGCTCAACGACACGACGGCCGTCGAGGGCGAGGACACCGCCGGCTACGTCTACGCCGACGTCACCGGCGACCAGTTCGTGACACAGGGGATCTACGTCCCGGCTCAGAGCGGCGACCCCGAGATCGTCATCACCTATGAGCCCGACGGGCTCCAGCAGCTCACGTTCCCGCTCACCTTCGGGACCGTCACCGAGGACCAGACCACGCAGACGTTCCAGGGCTTCACCATCGTCACCGACTACCGGAGCGAGGTCGTCGGCTACGGGACGCTCATCACGCCGGCCGGGTCGTTCCCGACGCTCATGATTGAGTACCAGGTGACGGTCACAGTCGCCGGGTTCGGAACAACGACCACGACCTACGCCTGGGCGACGGCCTCAGGCAACGGCGCGGCGGCCAACAACTTCCAGGTCCCGACCGGAGGACGTGTGTACTACGCCTCGTACTTCACGCGGGGCGATGGGACGTCCAACAGCGCGCCCCAGGTCAGCGGGACCGTCGAGGCCGACGCCGTCGCGGGCATGACGACGACGATCGACGTGCTCGCCAACGTGACCGACGCCGACGGCGACGACCTCACGATCACGGCCGTCTCCGACCCGGCCCACGGCGACGCCGAGGTGGGCGACGACGGCTCGGGCCGGCGCCTCGCCCCCGTCGTCCTCTACACGGCCGACGACGGCTACGTCGGAGAGGACTCGTTCACGTTCACGGTCTCCGACGGGACAGCCGAGGCGACGGGCTCCGTGACCGTCACGGTCACCGACGGGACGTCCGTCGAGGGCGGCCCCGAGGCGCTGGTGCTCGCCGTCGCCCCGAACCCGTCGAGCGGCGCCGCGCGCGTCCTCCTGTCGAGCCCGCGCGCCGACGTAGCGACCGTGACCGTGTGGGACGCCGTGGGCCGCGAGGTCGCGCGGCTCCATGACGGCCCGCTGTCAGCGGGCGCCCACAGCTTCCGACTCGACGGCGGCGCGCTCGCGCCGGGCGTCTACCTCGCGCGCGTCGCCCTCGGCGAGACCGTCACGACGGCCCGCCTGACGATCACGCGCTGA
- a CDS encoding FAD-binding and (Fe-S)-binding domain-containing protein, with translation MQIESARLDEFAAAVRPRIAGALRLDALSKALYATDASLYREPPLGVLIPKHADDIQAALEEAGRYGVPIVARGSGSSLAGSAVSGGLVVDTTNHLRDIVHVDAEARTATVQPGVVLDDLNRALRPHGLTFGPDPASSNRATLGGMLGTNATGTHSIQYGAVVDWTESARVLLHDGTPATFGALDAAAWIGKTTAGGTEGEVYRRVEALLKVHEHAIRTDTPRWWRRAGGYRLERMLEAPEVDRGPGRPWDGTRNLAHLLAGSEGTLGVATEITLGLVERPAHAALGVVHFDTRMGALEAVEGILETGPTAVEMFDRIALERAYDVTEYAPKLHFVQRGPHGEIPAALLIVEYSGASLAECEDGLARLGRHLGAGAVITELVEEARMADVYAVRKVGLGLAMSARLPVQAAAIIEDAAVPVEHLPAYIRELEEAMAQDDVEAVVYAHASAGCLHVRPFFDLRQRAEVEKMDRVARASARLAKKYGGVIASEHGDGRARGALAEAFYTPALYAAYQATKRAFDPTGRLNPGKIVEVPPLTEALRMGPDYHPRSVATALSFPDTAGRDVGFAEAVEACNGQGVCRKTDVGTMCPPFMATREEKDSTRGRANALREALSGGLPSLTSPEVGEALDLCVSCKACKAECPASVDMAALKTAWLEQKYKEETPSVRARLFAHIPVVSRRIAGPLALVANRVNRSGLVRGRLAALGIATERGLPPFATNPFKDSEAARLGAEAAPPGGPRVALYVDTFGRFQEPSIPRAALRVLAAAGARVEVPPYRCCGRTYLSKGFVPHAERLARQLVEAYAPLARDGVAIVGLEPSCILTLRDEVPRLVQTEDARAVAAAAVTFEEWCEAHADRLDAIDWQDAPADALVHGHCHQKALSTMSASHACLGASGFSVKESGAGCCGVAGSFGYEAEHYGVSLAIAEDRLAPAVRAAPGAVVVAAGTSCREQIEHTTGRRALHPAEALAARLR, from the coding sequence ATGCAGATCGAATCGGCCCGCCTTGACGAGTTCGCCGCCGCCGTCCGCCCACGGATCGCCGGCGCCCTCCGCCTCGACGCGCTCTCCAAGGCCCTCTACGCCACCGACGCGTCGCTCTACCGCGAGCCCCCGCTGGGCGTCCTCATCCCGAAGCACGCGGACGACATCCAGGCGGCCCTCGAAGAGGCCGGACGCTACGGTGTCCCGATCGTCGCGCGCGGGTCCGGGTCGAGCCTCGCCGGCTCGGCCGTATCCGGCGGCCTCGTGGTCGACACCACGAATCACCTCCGCGACATCGTCCACGTCGACGCCGAGGCGCGGACGGCGACGGTCCAGCCGGGCGTCGTCCTCGACGACCTGAACCGCGCGCTCCGGCCGCACGGGCTCACGTTCGGGCCCGACCCGGCGTCCTCGAACCGGGCCACGCTCGGCGGGATGCTCGGCACGAACGCGACCGGGACGCACTCCATCCAGTACGGCGCCGTCGTCGACTGGACCGAGTCGGCGCGCGTCCTCCTTCACGACGGGACGCCGGCCACGTTCGGGGCGCTCGACGCCGCCGCGTGGATTGGCAAGACGACGGCCGGCGGGACTGAGGGCGAGGTGTACCGCCGCGTCGAGGCGCTGTTGAAGGTCCACGAGCACGCCATCCGGACCGACACGCCGCGCTGGTGGCGCCGCGCCGGCGGCTACCGTCTGGAGCGGATGCTGGAGGCCCCGGAGGTCGACCGCGGGCCGGGGCGCCCGTGGGACGGCACCCGCAACCTCGCCCACCTCCTGGCCGGCTCCGAGGGCACGCTCGGCGTGGCGACCGAGATCACGCTCGGGCTCGTCGAGCGGCCGGCGCACGCGGCGCTCGGCGTGGTCCACTTCGACACGCGGATGGGCGCCCTCGAGGCCGTCGAGGGCATCCTCGAAACGGGGCCGACGGCCGTCGAGATGTTCGACCGGATCGCCCTCGAGCGGGCGTACGACGTGACCGAGTACGCGCCGAAGCTCCACTTCGTCCAGCGCGGGCCGCACGGCGAGATCCCGGCGGCGCTCCTGATCGTCGAGTACAGCGGGGCGTCGCTGGCCGAGTGCGAGGACGGCCTCGCCCGCCTCGGGCGGCACCTGGGGGCGGGCGCCGTCATCACCGAGCTGGTGGAGGAGGCCCGGATGGCCGACGTGTACGCCGTCCGGAAAGTGGGCCTCGGGCTGGCGATGAGCGCGCGGCTTCCGGTCCAGGCCGCGGCGATCATCGAGGACGCGGCCGTCCCGGTCGAGCACCTCCCGGCTTACATCCGCGAGCTCGAAGAAGCGATGGCCCAGGACGACGTCGAGGCGGTCGTCTACGCGCACGCGAGCGCCGGCTGCCTCCACGTCCGCCCGTTCTTCGACCTGCGCCAGCGAGCCGAGGTCGAGAAGATGGACCGCGTGGCGCGGGCGTCGGCGCGGCTCGCCAAGAAGTACGGCGGCGTCATCGCGTCGGAGCACGGCGACGGCCGGGCGCGCGGGGCGCTCGCCGAGGCCTTCTACACGCCGGCGCTCTACGCGGCGTACCAGGCGACGAAGCGGGCGTTCGACCCCACCGGCCGCCTGAACCCCGGCAAGATCGTGGAGGTGCCGCCGCTCACGGAGGCGCTCCGGATGGGGCCCGACTACCACCCGCGTTCGGTCGCGACGGCGCTCTCGTTCCCCGACACGGCCGGCCGCGACGTCGGGTTCGCCGAGGCCGTCGAGGCGTGCAACGGGCAGGGCGTCTGCCGCAAGACCGACGTCGGCACGATGTGCCCGCCGTTCATGGCGACGCGCGAGGAGAAGGACTCGACGCGTGGCCGGGCGAACGCGCTCCGCGAGGCGCTCTCGGGCGGCCTCCCGTCGCTCACGAGCCCCGAGGTGGGGGAGGCCCTCGACCTCTGCGTCTCGTGCAAGGCCTGCAAGGCCGAGTGCCCGGCGTCGGTCGACATGGCGGCGCTCAAGACGGCGTGGCTGGAGCAGAAGTACAAGGAGGAGACGCCGTCGGTGCGGGCGCGCCTCTTCGCCCACATCCCGGTCGTGTCGAGGCGGATCGCCGGCCCCCTCGCGCTCGTGGCCAACCGCGTCAACCGGAGCGGGCTGGTGCGCGGCCGGCTCGCGGCGCTCGGCATCGCGACCGAGCGTGGCCTCCCCCCGTTCGCCACAAACCCGTTCAAGGATTCGGAGGCCGCCCGCCTCGGCGCCGAGGCGGCCCCTCCCGGCGGGCCGCGCGTGGCGCTCTACGTCGACACGTTCGGGCGCTTTCAGGAGCCGTCGATCCCGCGCGCGGCGCTGCGGGTGCTGGCGGCGGCTGGAGCGCGCGTCGAGGTCCCGCCGTACCGCTGCTGCGGGCGGACGTACCTCTCGAAGGGGTTCGTCCCGCACGCCGAGCGGCTCGCGCGCCAACTCGTCGAGGCGTACGCGCCGCTGGCCCGCGACGGTGTCGCGATCGTCGGGCTGGAGCCGTCGTGCATCCTGACGCTCCGCGACGAGGTCCCGCGGCTCGTGCAGACCGAGGACGCCCGCGCCGTCGCCGCGGCGGCCGTGACGTTCGAGGAGTGGTGCGAGGCCCACGCCGACCGCCTGGACGCGATCGACTGGCAGGACGCCCCGGCCGACGCGCTGGTCCACGGCCACTGCCACCAGAAGGCGCTGTCGACGATGTCGGCCAGCCACGCGTGCCTCGGGGCCTCCGGTTTCAGCGTGAAGGAGTCCGGCGCGGGCTGCTGCGGCGTGGCCGGCTCGTTCGGCTACGAGGCCGAGCACTACGGCGTGTCGCTGGCGATCGCCGAGGACCGGCTGGCGCCGGCCGTCCGCGCGGCGCCCGGGGCCGTCGTGGTCGCGGCCGGGACGAGCTGCCGCGAGCAGATCGAGCACACGACGGGCCGGCGGGCGCTCCACCCGGCCGAGGCCCTGGCCGCCCGGCTCCGCTAG
- a CDS encoding DUF5615 family PIN-like protein, which yields MLPFDHNLSRLLVARLSDVFPGAESTASAGLADSPDADVWTYEEGRDLVIVTKDSDFNDLAVLHGPPPHVVWIQRGNCSAVEIEGLLRDHADTIRGVAGSQTAVLVLR from the coding sequence TTGCTCCCCTTCGACCACAACCTCTCTCGCCTCCTCGTTGCTCGCCTGAGCGACGTCTTCCCAGGAGCAGAGAGCACCGCAAGCGCCGGGCTGGCGGACTCCCCGGATGCGGACGTATGGACGTATGAAGAGGGCCGAGACTTGGTCATCGTCACGAAGGACTCTGACTTTAACGATCTCGCGGTTCTCCACGGGCCGCCACCCCACGTCGTCTGGATCCAGCGCGGCAACTGCTCGGCGGTGGAGATTGAGGGGTTGCTCCGCGACCATGCCGATACGATCCGCGGCGTAGCCGGCTCGCAGACGGCCGTGCTCGTTCTGAGGTAG
- a CDS encoding DUF433 domain-containing protein, whose product MTDYRDRITIEPGKRGGKPCLRGLRVTVYDVLEYLGSGMSQEEVLEDFPDLEREDLLAALQFAADRERRSVAA is encoded by the coding sequence CTGACCGACTACCGCGACCGCATCACCATCGAGCCCGGGAAGCGCGGCGGGAAGCCGTGCCTCCGCGGTCTCCGCGTCACGGTCTACGACGTACTGGAGTACCTCGGCTCGGGGATGTCACAGGAGGAAGTGCTGGAGGACTTCCCAGACTTGGAGCGAGAGGACCTGTTGGCTGCGCTCCAGTTCGCAGCAGATCGAGAGAGGCGCTCAGTGGCTGCCTGA
- a CDS encoding co-chaperone GroES: MPSLDAVHVVGDRVLVRPSDDADRSSGGLYLPAGVTSKETVQTGRVVRVGPGHAVPNPDYSASEAWTGEDSPVRYLPLQARVGDLALFLRKEAVEVEYDGQSYLIVPHGAILALVRPKHPEDEGYH, encoded by the coding sequence ATGCCTTCCCTCGACGCCGTACACGTCGTCGGCGACCGCGTGCTCGTCCGGCCGAGCGACGACGCTGACCGGTCGTCGGGCGGGCTGTACCTCCCGGCCGGCGTGACGTCGAAGGAGACGGTCCAGACGGGCCGCGTCGTCCGCGTCGGGCCCGGCCACGCCGTCCCGAACCCGGACTACTCGGCCTCGGAGGCATGGACGGGCGAGGACTCGCCGGTCCGGTACCTCCCGCTCCAGGCCCGCGTGGGCGACCTCGCGCTGTTCCTGCGGAAGGAGGCCGTGGAGGTCGAGTACGACGGGCAGAGCTACCTCATCGTCCCCCACGGGGCGATCCTCGCGCTCGTCCGCCCCAAGCACCCAGAGGACGAGGGGTACCACTAG
- a CDS encoding LemA family protein yields the protein MRSTGAIVLLVLVLLVGFAGCAGCGTFNSLRTQDEQVTGAWSEVENQYQRRADLVQQVVSTVQGQADFESETLQNVIEARSRATSIQISADDLDDPEALAQYQAAQSALGSSLGRLLAVSESYPTLQANEGFLRLQDQIEGNENRIATARRDYNQAATDLNARIRTFPANIVAGFAGVDRREQFEAAAGTEQAPEITFD from the coding sequence ATGCGAAGCACCGGCGCCATCGTCCTCCTCGTCCTCGTCCTGCTCGTCGGCTTCGCCGGCTGCGCGGGGTGCGGCACCTTCAACAGCCTCCGGACCCAAGATGAGCAGGTGACCGGCGCCTGGTCCGAGGTCGAGAACCAGTACCAGCGGCGGGCCGACCTCGTCCAGCAGGTCGTCTCGACGGTCCAGGGCCAGGCCGACTTCGAGAGCGAGACGCTCCAGAACGTGATCGAGGCGCGGAGCCGCGCCACGAGCATCCAGATCTCGGCCGACGACCTCGACGATCCGGAGGCCCTCGCCCAGTACCAGGCCGCACAGTCTGCCCTCGGCTCGTCGCTGGGCCGCCTGCTCGCCGTCTCCGAGTCGTACCCGACGCTCCAGGCCAACGAGGGCTTCCTCCGGCTTCAGGACCAGATTGAGGGCAACGAGAACCGGATCGCCACGGCCCGCCGCGACTACAACCAGGCCGCGACCGACCTCAACGCCCGGATCCGGACGTTCCCGGCCAACATCGTCGCCGGGTTCGCCGGCGTCGACCGTCGCGAACAGTTCGAGGCCGCGGCCGGCACCGAGCAGGCCCCGGAGATCACGTTCGACTGA
- a CDS encoding TPM domain-containing protein yields the protein MPVLSRFVVVLALLATAASAAAQGGQPYESRYDIPARPSPPRLVNDFTGTLGPGEASALERKLVAFSDSTGSQVAVVLVPTTDGVAPVDYATEILREWGVGRADVNDGVVLLVAKNDREVFIATGYGAEGALTDATAGTIIRSIVLPRFREGAFYAGIDGATDAIMAALTGQFEPPSARGPGGGGDGAIGSVLCCLFVLFVILVVLSSRHKSPPSSGGGRRRRRSGPGVIVIPGGWGGGGGFGGGGFGGGGGFGGGGFGGFGGGFGGGGGAGGSW from the coding sequence GTGCCCGTCCTCTCCCGCTTCGTCGTCGTCCTCGCCCTCCTGGCGACCGCTGCCAGCGCGGCGGCCCAGGGGGGGCAGCCCTACGAATCGCGCTACGACATTCCCGCGCGGCCGAGCCCGCCGCGGCTCGTCAACGACTTCACAGGGACGCTCGGGCCCGGCGAGGCGTCGGCGCTCGAGCGGAAGCTCGTCGCCTTCTCCGACTCGACGGGCTCGCAGGTCGCCGTCGTGCTCGTGCCCACGACCGACGGCGTGGCGCCGGTCGACTACGCCACGGAGATCCTCCGCGAGTGGGGCGTCGGACGGGCCGACGTCAACGACGGCGTCGTGTTGCTGGTGGCGAAGAACGACCGCGAGGTGTTCATCGCGACGGGCTACGGCGCCGAGGGCGCGCTGACGGACGCCACGGCCGGGACGATCATCCGGTCCATCGTCCTCCCACGGTTCCGCGAGGGCGCGTTCTACGCCGGCATCGACGGGGCGACGGACGCCATCATGGCGGCGCTCACGGGCCAGTTCGAGCCGCCCTCGGCCAGAGGCCCCGGCGGAGGCGGCGACGGCGCGATCGGGTCGGTGCTGTGTTGTCTCTTCGTCCTGTTCGTGATCCTCGTCGTCCTGTCGTCGCGGCACAAGAGCCCGCCGAGCTCAGGCGGCGGCCGGCGGCGTCGGCGGAGCGGGCCGGGCGTCATCGTGATCCCCGGCGGCTGGGGCGGCGGTGGCGGCTTCGGCGGCGGCGGTTTCGGCGGTGGAGGTGGCTTCGGCGGGGGCGGCTTTGGCGGCTTCGGCGGTGGCTTCGGTGGCGGCGGCGGCGCGGGCGGGAGCTGGTAG
- a CDS encoding tetratricopeptide repeat protein, translated as MDRIATLQAFLKDDPDDPFTRFALAQEHAKRGETDEALAYYEGLVRDRPDYVGTYYHLGALYRALGRDDDALATYHDGVRAATEAGDAHARAELQSALLEADGLGFDD; from the coding sequence ATGGACCGCATCGCGACCCTCCAGGCGTTTCTCAAGGATGACCCCGACGACCCGTTCACGCGGTTCGCGCTCGCCCAGGAGCACGCCAAACGCGGGGAGACCGACGAGGCCCTGGCCTACTACGAGGGGCTCGTCCGCGACCGTCCCGACTACGTGGGGACGTATTACCACCTCGGCGCGTTGTACCGGGCCCTGGGGCGCGACGACGACGCGCTCGCGACCTACCACGACGGCGTCCGCGCGGCCACCGAGGCCGGCGACGCCCACGCCCGCGCCGAGCTCCAGAGCGCCCTCCTCGAGGCCGACGGCCTCGGCTTCGACGACTAG
- a CDS encoding LysM peptidoglycan-binding domain-containing protein encodes MIRRLALLAALLPLVALAQQATTYVVQPGDTLYRISRAHGLSVDELRALNDIDGTYISVGQTLRLTDRVPVPRQTPPPAPPADVVRERIPDRPTPAVPVTPARPPVATPDAPAPRGPATSGSAVHVVEAGETLFRIALRYDTTVDELRRLNGIDGDKIEVGQRLVVGRGGAARPASGGAPVALGPAREWSITDTTLPADLVHFVEPGETLYSIAYDLGLEVDALARINALSTAPLEPGMALRLPTPVNPAVAARTEMLPADEEGLALVYPDVMSGRPTESGEAYDPLGFTVSHRDLPFGTVLLVTNPSSGRSTFVRVTDRGPVSRSYLVELSAAAATALQLDPNAARQVELRRLP; translated from the coding sequence ATGATCCGCCGCCTCGCCCTCCTCGCCGCGCTCCTCCCGCTCGTGGCGCTCGCCCAGCAGGCCACGACCTACGTCGTCCAGCCCGGCGACACGCTCTACCGGATCTCCCGTGCCCACGGGCTCTCGGTCGACGAGCTCCGCGCGCTCAACGACATCGACGGGACCTACATCTCGGTCGGCCAGACGCTCCGGCTGACGGACCGCGTCCCGGTGCCGCGCCAGACGCCGCCGCCGGCGCCGCCGGCCGACGTCGTGCGCGAGCGGATCCCGGACCGCCCGACGCCCGCGGTCCCGGTCACGCCGGCCCGCCCGCCGGTAGCGACGCCCGACGCCCCCGCGCCGCGGGGGCCGGCCACGTCCGGGTCGGCCGTCCACGTCGTCGAGGCGGGCGAGACGCTCTTCCGCATCGCCCTCCGCTACGACACGACGGTCGACGAGCTCCGCCGGCTCAACGGGATCGACGGCGACAAGATCGAGGTCGGGCAGCGACTCGTCGTCGGGCGCGGCGGGGCGGCCCGGCCCGCCTCGGGCGGCGCGCCGGTGGCCCTCGGGCCGGCGCGCGAGTGGTCCATCACCGACACCACGCTCCCGGCCGACCTCGTCCACTTCGTCGAGCCCGGCGAGACGCTCTACTCCATCGCCTACGACCTCGGCCTCGAGGTCGACGCGCTGGCCCGGATCAACGCGCTCTCGACGGCCCCGCTCGAGCCCGGCATGGCCCTCCGCCTGCCCACGCCGGTCAACCCGGCCGTCGCGGCGCGCACCGAGATGCTGCCGGCCGACGAGGAGGGCCTCGCCCTCGTCTACCCCGACGTCATGAGCGGCCGGCCGACCGAAAGCGGCGAGGCCTACGACCCGCTCGGCTTCACGGTCAGCCACCGCGACCTCCCGTTCGGCACGGTCCTCCTGGTGACGAACCCGTCGAGTGGGCGGAGCACGTTCGTCCGCGTTACCGACCGCGGGCCGGTGAGCCGGTCGTACCTCGTGGAGCTCTCGGCGGCAGCGGCGACGGCCCTCCAGCTCGACCCGAACGCGGCCCGGCAGGTCGAGCTGCGGCGCCTGCCGTAG
- a CDS encoding fasciclin domain-containing protein, with translation MRTLFFAALAALLLPTAAAQDAPPAEATGEAAPTIADVLQADGRFTILLSAVETAGLTETLAEPGPYTVFAPTDEAFAALPEGTLAALTPEDLQNVLLRHVVLGEVTGEQAAAAGTAPSAWSDEALTFSLSDDGELMVDDAMVIEADVAASNGVVHVLDAVLLPVADEAAPMEDDMDGDDGMDEGL, from the coding sequence ATGCGCACGCTCTTCTTCGCGGCCCTCGCCGCTCTTCTCCTCCCCACCGCCGCCGCCCAGGACGCGCCGCCTGCCGAGGCCACCGGCGAGGCCGCCCCGACCATCGCCGATGTCCTCCAGGCCGACGGCCGCTTCACCATCCTTCTCAGCGCCGTCGAGACGGCCGGGCTGACGGAGACGCTCGCCGAGCCCGGCCCGTACACCGTCTTCGCCCCGACCGATGAGGCGTTCGCCGCGCTCCCCGAGGGCACCCTGGCGGCCCTCACGCCGGAAGACCTCCAGAACGTCCTGCTCCGCCACGTCGTCCTCGGTGAGGTCACGGGTGAGCAGGCCGCCGCGGCCGGGACCGCCCCCTCGGCCTGGAGCGACGAGGCCCTGACGTTCAGCCTGTCGGACGACGGCGAGCTCATGGTCGACGACGCGATGGTCATCGAGGCAGATGTCGCGGCGTCGAACGGTGTCGTCCACGTCCTCGACGCCGTGCTCCTCCCGGTCGCCGATGAGGCCGCCCCGATGGAGGACGACATGGATGGCGACGACGGCATGGATGAGGGCCTGTAA
- a CDS encoding CPBP family glutamic-type intramembrane protease has translation MPTPADRVAQLTAEVDRLASPSPAPLRPTGYFDATRTATYGFLAALPLFVLYEVGVLLANSGPGQIRVGADVWLKTLLAALGGVGWAAVGVVVLLIGAVVVWRDRERRPPLVPKYFGLLIAESFGYAVVLAFVVGGAVGLLFGAWLWPDLALAQMARLGLGLQLALSIGAGLYEELVFRVILVGGMFWGLQKVVPDRTRAYVIAAVVGALIFSAVHHIGAYGDPFTLRVFTFRFLFGLALNGVFLLRGFALAAWTHALYDVLVVTGGL, from the coding sequence ATGCCGACTCCCGCCGACCGCGTCGCCCAACTCACGGCCGAGGTGGACCGCCTCGCCTCGCCGTCGCCCGCTCCCCTCCGTCCGACCGGCTACTTCGACGCCACGCGGACGGCGACGTACGGCTTCCTCGCCGCGCTCCCGCTCTTCGTGCTCTACGAGGTCGGCGTGCTGCTGGCGAACTCCGGCCCGGGCCAGATCCGGGTCGGGGCCGACGTCTGGCTGAAGACGCTCCTGGCCGCGCTCGGCGGCGTCGGCTGGGCGGCCGTCGGCGTCGTGGTGCTGCTGATCGGGGCCGTCGTCGTGTGGCGCGACCGGGAGCGGCGGCCACCGCTCGTCCCGAAGTACTTCGGGCTGCTGATCGCGGAGTCGTTCGGGTACGCCGTCGTGCTGGCGTTCGTGGTCGGCGGGGCCGTGGGGCTGCTCTTCGGCGCGTGGCTCTGGCCGGACCTCGCGCTCGCCCAGATGGCCCGCCTCGGGCTCGGGCTCCAACTGGCCCTCAGCATCGGCGCCGGGCTCTACGAGGAGCTCGTGTTCCGCGTGATCCTGGTCGGCGGGATGTTCTGGGGGCTCCAGAAGGTGGTTCCGGACCGGACGCGGGCGTACGTCATCGCGGCGGTCGTGGGCGCGCTCATCTTCAGCGCCGTCCACCACATCGGCGCCTATGGCGACCCGTTCACGCTGCGGGTGTTCACGTTCCGGTTCCTGTTCGGGCTGGCGCTCAACGGCGTGTTCCTGCTCCGCGGGTTCGCGCTCGCGGCGTGGACGCACGCGCTCTACGACGTGCTCGTGGTGACGGGCGGGCTGTAG
- a CDS encoding DUF779 domain-containing protein — protein MPTKRVLVSDEAKEVIDQLRESHGPLMSHQSGGCCDGSSPMCYADGDLKLGRSDVKIGEIYGVPFYIERKQFGCWKHTQLTVDVKPRRRSSFSIEIPLGVRFIVDSRLYTEEEEADLEPVERVDA, from the coding sequence ATGCCCACGAAACGTGTCCTCGTCTCCGACGAAGCCAAGGAGGTCATCGACCAGCTCCGCGAGAGCCACGGCCCGCTCATGTCCCACCAATCCGGCGGTTGCTGCGACGGCTCCAGCCCGATGTGCTACGCCGACGGCGACCTCAAGCTGGGCCGCTCCGACGTCAAGATCGGCGAGATCTACGGCGTCCCGTTCTACATCGAGCGGAAGCAGTTCGGGTGCTGGAAGCACACGCAGCTCACGGTCGACGTGAAGCCCCGGCGCAGGTCGAGCTTCTCGATCGAGATCCCGCTCGGCGTCCGGTTCATCGTCGACTCGCGCCTCTACACCGAAGAGGAAGAGGCCGACCTCGAGCCCGTCGAGCGCGTCGACGCCTGA